A single region of the Acanthopagrus latus isolate v.2019 chromosome 11, fAcaLat1.1, whole genome shotgun sequence genome encodes:
- the cth gene encoding cystathionine gamma-lyase, translating to MGADWLTWTSAAPSYVKWFSPVPYKGNAYSSPGQLSSRSGRTHTVMEQNHKQDGQSDVFAGFKTAFKSFATEAIHVGQEPEQWKSMAVVPPISLSTTFKQHAPGNHSGFEYSRSGNPTRNCLEKAVAALDGAKYCLALASGLAATVTITHMLKAGDGIVCMDDVYGGTNRYFQKIARELGLEVSFADCTKLEELKAALKANTKLVWIETPTNPTMKVVDIRACSELVHEQNKDIVVVVDNTFMSAYFQRPLSLGADICMYSATKYMNGHSDVVMGLVSVNREDLYERLKFLQNALGGVPSPFDCYLCNRGLKTLHLRMERHFKNGMAAAKFLEADPRVERVIFPGLPSHPQHEVMKRQCTGCPGMITFYIKGKLEHATAFLSNLKIFAVAESLGGYESLAEHPAIMTHASVPEKERSVLGISDTLIRLSVGLEDEADIIEDLGQALDAAHPKK from the exons ATGGGCGCTGATTGGCTGACGTGGACGAGCGCAGCGCCCAGCTACGTTAAATGGTTTTCCCCTGTACCATACAAAGGTAATGCATACTCATCCCCCGGTCAGTTAAGTTCACGGTCGGGGCGGACGCACACTGTCATGGAGCAGAATCACAAACAAGACGGGCAGAGCGACGTGTTCGCCGGCTTCAAAACGGCCTTTAAGTCGTTCGCCACAGAGGCGATTCACGTCGGCCAGGAGCCGGAGCAGTGGAAGTCAATGGCTGTGGTGCCGCCGATTTCTCTGTCCACCACGTTCAAGCAGCACGCACCAGGAAACCACTCC GGGTTTGAATACAGCCGGAGTGGGAACCCCACAAGAAACTGTCTTGAGAAGGCTGTGGCTGCTTTGGATGGAGCAAAGTATT GCCTCGCTCTCGCCTCTGGGCTGGCAGCTACAGTGACCATCACTCACATGCTGAAGGCCGGCGATGGAATCGTCTGCATGGATGATGTTTATGGAG GCACAAACCGCTACTTCCAAAAGATTGCCAGAGAGCTTGGCCTGGAGGTGTCTTTTGCTGACTGTACAaaactggaggagctgaaggccgCTTTGAAGGCCAACACTAAA CTGGTGTGGATCGAGACCCCCACCAACCCCACTATGAAGGTCGTCGACATCAGGGCCTGCTCTGAGTTGGTCCACGAACAGAACAAAGACATCGTGGTGGTCGTAGACAATACCTTCATGTCTGCCTATTTCCAG CGCCCCCTGTCGTTGGGAGCCGATATCTGCATGTATTCAGCCACCAAATACATGAACG gTCACAGTGATGTGGTGATGGGTCTGGTCTCTGTCAACCGGGAAGATCTGTACGAGCGACTGAAGTTTCTGCAAAATG CCCTGGGCGGTGTACCCTCCCCCTTTGACTGCTACCTCTGCAACCGCGGCCTGAAGACGCTACACCTTAGGATGGAGCGACACTTCAAAAACGGCATGGCTGCTGCAAAGTTTCTGGAGGCTGATCCGAGAGTGGAGCGAGTCATCTTCCCAG GCTTGCCCTCTCACCCTCAGCATGAGGTGATGAAGAGACAGTGCACTGGATGTCCGGGGATGATCACCTTCTACATCAAGGGGAAACTCGAGCATGCCACCGCCTTCCTCAGTAACCTCAAA ATTTTTGCAGTAGCTGAGAGTCTCGGTGGTTATGAAAGTTTAGCAGAACATCC GGCGATTATGACTCATGCATCAGtgccagagaaagagaggagcgTCCTGGGGATCAGCGACACACTGATCCGACTCTCTGTGGGACTGGAGGACGAGGCCGACATCATTGAGGACCTGGGGCAGGCGCTGGATGCTGCT CATCCAAAGAAGTGA